In Oceanobacillus sp. FSL K6-2867, one DNA window encodes the following:
- the murC gene encoding UDP-N-acetylmuramate--L-alanine ligase, with protein sequence MTTYHFIGIKGTGMSALAQILHDSGEKVQGSDYEKNFFTQEALEKKQIPILAFSESNIKKEFTVIAGNAFSDEHIEIQEAKRLGCTFYRYHEFLGEWLKQYTSIAITGAHGKTSTTGLLAHVLDETFPISYLIGDGTGNGHVDSQYFVFEACEYRRHFLSYEPDYAIMTNIDFDHPDYFTSLDDVVDAFQSMADRVKKCIIACGDDEELQKIHTKVPVIYYGFAGTNDFQAQNIQETENGTQFDVFVRNTYYDTFTIPMYGNHHILNALAVIAICHYEGIQAADIQNLTTFKGVKRRFSEKKIADQVIIDDYAHHPREIMATIESARKKYPNKQIAAVFQPHTFTRTKTFLQEFADSLNEADCVYLCDIFGSAREESGQLTIDDLQQLIPDSKILELSHTEVLQQYKDSVVIFMGAGDIQKFQKAYENTLTNSINN encoded by the coding sequence ATGACAACTTACCATTTTATTGGTATTAAAGGAACAGGAATGAGTGCTCTTGCTCAGATCCTTCATGATTCGGGTGAAAAGGTGCAAGGGTCTGACTATGAGAAGAATTTTTTTACGCAAGAAGCACTGGAAAAAAAACAAATTCCAATTCTTGCTTTCTCTGAAAGCAATATTAAAAAAGAGTTTACCGTTATTGCCGGAAATGCATTTTCAGATGAGCATATAGAAATCCAGGAAGCGAAAAGATTAGGCTGTACGTTTTACAGATATCATGAATTTCTGGGAGAATGGCTAAAGCAGTATACAAGCATTGCTATTACAGGTGCCCACGGGAAAACATCAACAACTGGGCTATTAGCTCATGTATTGGATGAAACATTCCCTATCTCTTATTTAATAGGTGATGGTACAGGCAATGGTCATGTTGACAGCCAGTATTTTGTATTTGAAGCATGTGAGTATCGTCGTCATTTCTTAAGCTATGAGCCTGATTATGCGATTATGACAAATATTGATTTTGACCATCCGGATTACTTTACAAGTCTTGATGATGTAGTGGATGCGTTTCAATCAATGGCAGACCGTGTAAAAAAATGTATTATCGCTTGTGGTGATGATGAAGAATTACAAAAGATTCATACGAAGGTTCCAGTTATTTATTATGGGTTTGCCGGTACAAATGACTTTCAAGCTCAGAATATCCAAGAAACGGAAAATGGTACCCAGTTTGATGTTTTTGTAAGAAATACGTACTATGATACATTTACGATTCCGATGTACGGAAATCATCATATTTTAAATGCGCTCGCAGTCATCGCGATATGCCATTATGAAGGTATTCAAGCAGCGGATATTCAGAATCTGACTACATTCAAAGGTGTTAAGCGTCGCTTTAGCGAAAAGAAAATTGCAGATCAAGTAATTATTGATGATTATGCGCATCACCCAAGAGAAATTATGGCGACAATTGAGTCTGCGAGAAAGAAATACCCGAATAAGCAAATTGCAGCTGTTTTCCAGCCACATACGTTTACAAGAACGAAAACATTTCTACAAGAGTTTGCTGATAGCCTAAATGAAGCAGATTGTGTTTATCTATGTGATATCTTTGGTTCAGCACGAGAGGAATCTGGTCAGCTGACAATTGATGATTTACAGCAATTAATTCCTGATAGCAAAATTTTAGAATTAAGTCATACGGAAGTCTTACAGCAGTATAAAGACAGTGTTGTCATTTTTATGGGTGCTGGAGACATTCAGAAGTTCCAAAAAGCGTATGAAAACACATTAACAAATTCAATAAACAATTAA
- a CDS encoding YtxH domain-containing protein, with amino-acid sequence MPENNINTKDFIIGSLVGAIIGASTALLFAPKSGRELRSDINQGATQVKGRASEFKDAAQEKGMVLKDKAFATSAELTKKAVDTTSQFSKNVAQKSQEFKENVTQKSQELKETAAQKANEVKKDAAKKAGEVKADAEQKTEAVKTDAADKKKEVKKTAKTATK; translated from the coding sequence ATGCCAGAAAATAATATTAATACCAAAGATTTTATTATTGGATCACTTGTGGGAGCTATTATTGGTGCATCAACAGCATTACTATTCGCACCAAAGTCAGGAAGAGAGCTGCGAAGCGATATCAATCAGGGTGCTACACAAGTAAAGGGTCGTGCTAGTGAGTTCAAGGATGCTGCACAGGAAAAAGGTATGGTGCTGAAAGATAAAGCATTCGCAACAAGTGCTGAGCTGACAAAGAAAGCTGTGGATACGACATCACAATTTTCTAAAAATGTTGCTCAAAAATCTCAAGAATTTAAAGAGAACGTTACACAAAAATCGCAGGAATTAAAAGAAACTGCTGCTCAAAAAGCAAACGAAGTAAAAAAAGATGCTGCCAAAAAGGCAGGAGAAGTAAAAGCGGATGCTGAACAAAAGACTGAAGCAGTAAAAACAGATGCAGCAGATAAGAAAAAGGAAGTTAAAAAAACGGCAAAAACAGCAACAAAATAA
- a CDS encoding DUF2599 domain-containing protein, with protein sequence MKNKLKTAAFIALTTLMVFGNFNPVSAATKTDEFKYLKDAIETVDAVPSEERDQYMEDNRDWIDEVGVRLESYVESFPEEERNDVVSRLLSDNTMGKVEIALSGNLDEYFNDVWTSTRGGYYTYSMEPKWSVRLWGPTMEAAWSELGRNYSGIRNDNGSLWNQYKCHWDYDVFGAVAGSWDLEVGRPIVSDWEMFTSRCNPK encoded by the coding sequence ATGAAAAACAAACTGAAAACGGCGGCTTTCATTGCATTAACTACCCTTATGGTATTCGGTAATTTTAATCCAGTATCCGCAGCAACTAAAACGGATGAATTTAAGTATTTAAAGGACGCAATCGAAACAGTTGACGCTGTACCTTCTGAGGAAAGAGATCAATACATGGAAGATAACCGTGATTGGATTGATGAAGTTGGAGTGAGACTGGAATCTTATGTTGAATCCTTTCCAGAAGAGGAGCGAAATGATGTAGTTTCGCGTCTTTTAAGCGATAACACTATGGGAAAAGTCGAAATTGCACTTAGCGGAAATCTTGATGAATACTTTAATGATGTATGGACTTCTACACGTGGCGGTTATTACACATATTCAATGGAACCAAAGTGGTCCGTCAGACTTTGGGGACCAACAATGGAGGCTGCTTGGAGTGAATTAGGAAGAAATTATAGTGGTATCCGAAACGACAACGGAAGTTTATGGAACCAATATAAATGCCATTGGGATTATGATGTTTTTGGTGCAGTAGCAGGAAGCTGGGATTTAGAGGTAGGTAGACCGATTGTTTCTGACTGGGAAATGTTCACGTCTCGTTGCAATCCGAAATAA
- a CDS encoding DUF948 domain-containing protein has product MEVILYIAALLAVIAFIVLVVYVVITLKATKETLNNVSNTMQGLEKQIQGVTTETTQLLNKTNRLADDINHKSAKLDGLFEGARGIGDTVKDFNQTLRQLSSTISRYSKEDQEKAAQAVKWGASILEYWNKRKRK; this is encoded by the coding sequence ATGGAAGTTATATTATATATTGCCGCACTGCTTGCAGTTATTGCATTTATTGTGCTGGTAGTATATGTAGTAATCACGTTAAAAGCAACAAAAGAAACCCTGAACAACGTATCTAATACAATGCAAGGACTTGAAAAGCAAATACAAGGTGTAACAACTGAAACAACGCAGCTTTTAAATAAAACAAATCGTTTAGCTGACGATATCAATCATAAATCTGCAAAGTTAGATGGGCTATTTGAAGGTGCAAGAGGCATTGGCGATACAGTTAAAGATTTTAATCAAACATTGAGGCAACTTTCCAGTACAATATCCCGATACTCTAAGGAGGATCAGGAAAAAGCTGCTCAGGCAGTCAAATGGGGAGCTTCCATACTGGAATATTGGAATAAAAGAAAAAGAAAATAA
- a CDS encoding nicotinate phosphoribosyltransferase has product MKEIEQKLAGKIKRLTNKTFKFDERIRDGWFSAVYFLKTKKIAEEKLANNYVTMQFFQKEHAVLCGTDEVIALLHTFADRPETLEIHSLKDGDKINPYESVLTISGSYQQFGYLEGIIDGILARRTSVATNVYNVVKAARTSGEQKPVVFMGDRDDHYTTQAGDGYAAFIGGSTAQATHAMNEWWGKEGMGTMPHALIQMFRGDTVAAAKAYHELFPEDELAALVDYNNDVITDSLKVAREFGDALKSVRLDTSRTLVDKYFLRNHHLMGTFDPRGVNPELLFALREALDDDGFQHVKIMVTGGFTEERITEFEKAGVPVDMYGVGRSLLRLNIGFTGDLVLLNGSPEAKEGRRFRPNPRLEKVEYNAPNA; this is encoded by the coding sequence ATGAAAGAAATTGAACAAAAGCTAGCAGGCAAAATAAAACGTTTAACGAATAAAACTTTTAAATTTGATGAAAGAATCCGTGACGGATGGTTTTCAGCTGTATATTTTTTAAAAACGAAAAAAATTGCAGAGGAAAAATTAGCTAATAATTATGTGACGATGCAGTTTTTTCAGAAGGAGCATGCCGTATTATGTGGAACTGATGAGGTAATTGCATTATTACATACGTTCGCGGATCGTCCTGAAACGCTGGAAATTCACTCGCTTAAAGATGGAGATAAAATCAACCCGTACGAATCGGTTTTAACTATTTCAGGGTCATATCAGCAATTCGGTTATTTAGAAGGAATTATTGATGGAATCCTTGCAAGAAGAACATCTGTCGCGACAAATGTATACAATGTGGTAAAAGCTGCACGAACCTCCGGGGAGCAAAAGCCAGTTGTTTTTATGGGAGATCGTGATGACCACTACACGACACAGGCAGGGGACGGATATGCTGCATTTATCGGTGGGTCCACTGCACAAGCTACCCATGCCATGAATGAATGGTGGGGGAAAGAGGGAATGGGAACAATGCCGCATGCATTGATTCAAATGTTCCGTGGAGATACCGTAGCAGCGGCCAAAGCCTATCACGAACTATTTCCGGAAGACGAATTGGCAGCGCTTGTTGATTATAATAACGATGTGATAACAGATTCATTGAAGGTAGCCAGAGAATTTGGAGATGCACTCAAATCCGTTCGTCTCGATACGTCACGTACATTAGTGGATAAGTACTTTTTAAGAAACCACCATCTAATGGGTACATTTGACCCAAGAGGTGTGAATCCTGAATTGTTATTTGCATTAAGAGAAGCATTGGATGATGATGGCTTCCAGCATGTTAAAATTATGGTTACAGGTGGGTTCACAGAGGAACGGATTACCGAATTTGAAAAAGCTGGAGTGCCTGTCGATATGTATGGTGTCGGAAGGAGCCTGCTCCGGTTAAATATCGGGTTTACAGGAGATTTGGTACTTCTTAATGGAAGTCCGGAAGCAAAGGAAGGACGCAGGTTCAGGCCAAACCCACGATTGGAGAAGGTTGAATACAACGCTCCGAATGCATGA